The following are encoded together in the Patescibacteria group bacterium genome:
- a CDS encoding aldehyde dehydrogenase family protein has translation MAYPKMVQHWINNQIATSTTGQFYDKLNPATGASLAQVTRGGAVDVALAVQAALAATKQWQETSIMQRAELLRAVAQLIQQRSAEIAEIVNLETGKSIVDATGEAKAAMEMGFFVAGEGRRYYGKTTTSSMPHRTAMIVRQPIGVCGLIIAANTPLPNVAWKAFPALLCGNTVVLKPSEDIPYTAIWFAELLKEVGIPAGVFNVVQGFGTEVGVPLVADERVKLISFTGSVPVGKQINKIAGERLAKVCLELGGKNPFVVCDDADLEAAADFAVQSAFSNAGQRCAAGSRIIVFASVYDKFKTLFLEQAKRYSTGPVINEKQLNNMAAAVERAVEAGATLLLGGKRLTDSEHVSGFYYAPTILEGAKPTDAISCAELFGPITVLYQVNNFQEALDLANSTEFALTAAVHTSSIHRSQEFQDKCVAGVISVNGPSHGSEPHLPFGGEKNSGTGWREAGTEALDVYSDWKTVYIKHNPSHV, from the coding sequence ATGGCGTACCCCAAGATGGTGCAACACTGGATCAATAACCAGATAGCTACCAGTACCACTGGTCAATTTTATGATAAGTTAAATCCGGCCACAGGAGCATCATTAGCTCAGGTAACACGGGGTGGAGCCGTAGACGTAGCATTGGCCGTGCAGGCTGCTTTGGCAGCAACCAAACAGTGGCAGGAAACTAGTATTATGCAGCGCGCTGAGTTATTACGGGCGGTGGCTCAACTCATTCAACAGCGCAGTGCCGAAATTGCCGAGATTGTTAATTTGGAGACAGGTAAGTCGATAGTTGATGCGACCGGAGAAGCAAAAGCAGCTATGGAAATGGGGTTTTTTGTGGCCGGTGAAGGACGCCGCTATTATGGTAAAACTACTACCAGTAGTATGCCGCACCGTACGGCTATGATTGTGCGCCAGCCAATTGGAGTATGTGGTTTAATTATTGCCGCCAACACTCCATTGCCGAATGTGGCTTGGAAAGCATTTCCAGCCTTGCTGTGTGGTAACACTGTAGTACTAAAACCATCTGAGGATATTCCATATACAGCTATTTGGTTCGCTGAATTACTCAAAGAGGTAGGTATACCGGCTGGCGTGTTTAATGTGGTTCAAGGCTTTGGTACGGAAGTTGGCGTACCGCTTGTGGCAGATGAGCGTGTGAAATTAATTAGTTTCACTGGTTCGGTACCAGTTGGAAAACAAATCAACAAAATTGCCGGTGAACGCTTGGCAAAAGTTTGTTTAGAATTAGGCGGTAAAAACCCCTTTGTGGTTTGTGATGATGCCGATTTGGAAGCGGCGGCAGATTTTGCGGTGCAGTCAGCTTTTTCTAATGCTGGTCAACGGTGTGCCGCCGGTAGTCGTATTATCGTGTTTGCATCTGTTTATGATAAATTTAAAACTCTATTTCTCGAACAAGCTAAACGGTATAGCACTGGCCCAGTGATAAATGAGAAGCAGTTAAATAACATGGCGGCAGCGGTTGAACGGGCAGTAGAGGCTGGTGCTACGTTATTGTTGGGTGGGAAAAGATTAACCGATAGCGAACATGTTTCTGGATTTTATTATGCACCAACTATTTTAGAAGGAGCTAAACCAACTGATGCTATTTCTTGCGCAGAATTATTCGGACCGATTACTGTTTTATATCAAGTAAATAATTTTCAGGAAGCACTAGATTTAGCTAATAGCACTGAGTTTGCCTTAACGGCTGCCGTTCATACCAGCTCAATTCATCGCAGCCAAGAATTTCAAGATAAATGTGTGGCGGGTGTTATTTCAGTGAATGGGCCATCACATGGCAGCGAACCACATTTACCCTTTGGTGGAGAAAAGAATTCTGGCACTGGTTGGCGAGAAGCCGGTACTGAGGCGTTAGATGTCTATTCCGATTGGAAAACAGTTTATATTAAACATAATCCCAGTCATGTTTAG
- a CDS encoding acylneuraminate cytidylyltransferase family protein, with translation MFSCVALIPARAGSKRVANKNVKLLNGHPLLAYTIVAAKQAGIFTDVIVSTDSKDIAKIAEQYGATVFGLRPAELATDNSPDIKWVQYVLKQLMKPTDAFAILRPTSPFRQVNTIQRAWQEFSTKHVDSIRAVELCKQHPAKMWRVVDDQMEPIMSNPDLTATPWHSSPYQTLPKVYAQNASLEIAWCRIPLEQGTISGKFIAPFFTTGYDGFDINLPEDWVVAEYLIKQHLVTLPNIVL, from the coding sequence ATGTTTAGTTGTGTTGCTCTCATTCCCGCTCGAGCTGGTTCAAAGCGCGTAGCAAATAAAAATGTTAAGTTGCTCAATGGACATCCTTTGTTGGCTTATACTATTGTTGCAGCTAAACAAGCTGGCATATTTACTGATGTTATAGTGTCTACTGATAGTAAAGATATTGCAAAAATAGCAGAACAGTATGGGGCAACTGTATTTGGGCTACGTCCTGCTGAATTAGCAACGGATAACTCGCCTGATATAAAATGGGTGCAATATGTTTTAAAACAGTTAATGAAACCGACCGATGCTTTTGCCATACTACGTCCTACTAGCCCATTTCGGCAGGTCAATACCATTCAACGCGCTTGGCAAGAGTTTTCTACTAAACACGTTGATTCTATTCGAGCAGTAGAATTATGCAAACAACATCCCGCTAAAATGTGGCGCGTAGTTGATGATCAGATGGAACCAATTATGAGTAATCCAGATTTAACCGCGACACCCTGGCATAGTTCACCCTATCAAACTTTGCCAAAAGTGTATGCGCAAAATGCCAGTTTAGAAATAGCTTGGTGTCGTATACCACTAGAACAAGGTACTATTTCTGGTAAGTTTATTGCACCATTTTTTACTACTGGTTATGATGGTTTTGATATTAATTTGCCAGAGGATTGGGTCGTGGCCGAGTATTTAATTAAACAACACTTAGTTACTTTACCAAATATAGTGCTATGA
- a CDS encoding 1-deoxy-D-xylulose-5-phosphate synthase N-terminal domain-containing protein, with the protein MKLSFVPLSEIQRLRRTITDPVKQVRVLATVFRINTLYMIAQAGSGHIGSSFSAMDIVTWLHLNVLGKDDVYFSSKGHDAPGLYSILLGLEKIPFEKIHTLRRLGGLPGHPDIVNTPCIVTNTGSLGMGIAKARGMALARRLNKRPGRFFVLTGDGELQEGQNWESLQPTANGHYGEITVIVDHNKMQSDTWVKKVSDLGNLEKKFAAFGWEVARIDGHNLLQFSETLERFNNITDKPKVIIADTIKGKGVSFMEGNSLGEDELYKFHSGAPSADNYAKALTELLKQVEVTDLVLEQREALAKYTTSSQPQKLISAYGAELKTIGDEHAEVVVLDADLMLDTGLIPFKEAHPDRFVECGIAEQDMVSLAGGLALSGKLPIVHSFACFLSTRPNEQIYNNATEETKIIYAGSLAGILPAGPGHSHQSVRDISILGSIPGLTLIAPSCEQEVRLTLRWAVEKNPLSTYIRLESLPIDLPFSLPKSYSLQVGLGQTIYSGHDIALVGYGPTLLKQAYLAAQQLAKENISVAVYDFPWLNNISDKFITELCKYQTVLTLDNHYLQFSQGMMIRAHVPQAVSLGLTDVPVCGQNDEVLTNSGLDISSIINVVKTHSKK; encoded by the coding sequence ATGAAATTATCATTCGTGCCATTATCCGAAATTCAGCGTTTACGGCGAACTATTACTGACCCTGTAAAACAAGTTAGGGTGCTCGCTACAGTGTTTCGCATCAATACACTGTATATGATCGCCCAAGCTGGTTCTGGGCATATTGGTTCCAGTTTTAGTGCCATGGATATAGTAACGTGGTTGCATCTCAATGTGCTGGGAAAAGACGATGTCTATTTTTCATCGAAAGGTCATGATGCTCCGGGGTTGTACTCTATTTTATTAGGTTTAGAAAAAATACCCTTCGAAAAAATTCATACCCTAAGACGGTTAGGTGGTTTGCCCGGTCATCCTGATATTGTGAATACACCTTGTATAGTAACTAACACTGGTTCATTAGGTATGGGAATTGCCAAAGCCAGAGGTATGGCTTTAGCTAGACGCTTAAACAAACGGCCAGGCAGATTTTTTGTGCTCACAGGGGATGGTGAATTACAAGAAGGACAGAATTGGGAATCTTTACAACCGACTGCTAATGGGCATTATGGAGAAATTACCGTGATCGTGGATCATAATAAAATGCAATCGGATACTTGGGTAAAAAAAGTGAGTGATCTTGGTAATTTGGAAAAAAAGTTTGCGGCTTTTGGTTGGGAAGTAGCCAGAATTGATGGCCATAATTTGTTACAATTTTCTGAAACTTTAGAGCGATTTAATAATATCACTGACAAACCTAAAGTTATTATTGCTGACACTATCAAGGGTAAAGGAGTAAGCTTCATGGAAGGCAACTCATTAGGCGAAGATGAACTGTATAAGTTTCATAGTGGTGCACCCAGTGCCGATAACTACGCTAAGGCTTTAACTGAATTACTAAAACAAGTGGAAGTGACAGATTTAGTTTTAGAACAACGTGAGGCTTTAGCAAAATATACCACCAGCTCTCAACCGCAGAAATTGATATCAGCCTATGGTGCTGAACTTAAAACTATTGGTGATGAACACGCAGAAGTTGTAGTGTTAGATGCAGATCTAATGTTAGACACCGGTTTGATTCCGTTTAAAGAAGCACATCCTGACCGTTTTGTTGAATGTGGCATTGCTGAACAAGATATGGTGTCTTTGGCCGGGGGCTTAGCTTTATCTGGCAAATTACCTATCGTGCATTCTTTTGCCTGTTTTTTATCAACTCGACCCAATGAACAGATTTATAATAATGCCACAGAAGAAACTAAAATTATTTACGCTGGTTCATTGGCTGGAATATTGCCAGCCGGACCAGGCCACTCGCACCAATCAGTGCGCGACATTTCTATATTAGGCTCCATTCCCGGCTTAACATTAATTGCACCGAGTTGCGAACAAGAAGTGCGTTTAACTTTACGCTGGGCTGTAGAAAAAAATCCACTCAGTACTTATATTCGTTTAGAAAGTTTACCAATTGATTTACCATTTTCATTGCCGAAAAGTTATTCATTGCAAGTTGGCTTGGGTCAAACCATTTATTCCGGCCATGATATTGCCCTAGTAGGGTATGGTCCAACTCTGTTGAAACAAGCTTATTTAGCGGCTCAACAATTAGCCAAAGAAAATATTAGTGTGGCGGTATATGACTTTCCATGGCTAAATAATATTAGTGATAAATTTATTACAGAGTTGTGTAAATATCAGACGGTGTTAACCTTGGATAATCATTATCTACAATTTAGCCAAGGTATGATGATTCGAGCGCATGTACCTCAAGCTGTTAGTCTTGGTCTGACTGACGTGCCGGTCTGTGGCCAAAATGATGAGGTGTTAACAAATTCTGGTTTAGACATCAGTAGTATAATAAATGTCGTTAAAACACATAGTAAAAAATAA
- a CDS encoding capsule biosynthesis protein: MPLWRHILRGGILDNIYNWRHLSAALQQSSAQAQTNHSPRILLAPNVYWEQFINMYTLLAAALRLRGAQVDVFYDDILPACEKCTYHNNVHHLGRHKFDPIRMRWIWKPLGVKLLPISQFLDQAQIKQAKKLSNEIPFSEIATVQLDKVKIGEHAYAGALRYFATGTLDGQPKAEHVLRQYLLSALLMKFATERLFSEKQYDVACFHHGIYVPQGILGEVARAKKIRVVNWNVAYREKCFIFSHNDTYHHTLLDEPTSCWENISWTETLDNKITQYLDSRHTGSKDWISFNRSPIENTKIIIDQLKIDPNKPIIVLLTNVIWDAQLHYKTNIYPNMIAWVNDTITYFSKRPDLQLVIRIHPAEKKGTIPSRQPMLAEINKVFPVLPKNVVVIPPDSSISTYVISNLCNAAIIYGTKTGVELVSSGIPTIVAGEAWIKQKGLTMDPTSVAEYHTLLDTLPLSGKLDVATIKRAKQYAYHFFYRRMIPIKCIQSGKLIFFKLHINSLGDLLPGADPGLDVICRGILTGDPFIYPDEEINATASEGQSTAWLDMR, translated from the coding sequence ATGCCATTATGGCGCCACATTTTAAGAGGTGGGATATTAGATAACATTTATAATTGGCGTCATTTGAGTGCCGCTTTACAACAGTCATCTGCACAGGCTCAGACCAATCACTCTCCGCGGATATTACTAGCACCCAACGTGTACTGGGAACAGTTTATCAACATGTATACATTATTGGCTGCGGCTTTGCGCTTGCGTGGTGCCCAAGTTGATGTGTTTTACGATGATATTCTTCCCGCCTGTGAAAAATGTACATACCATAACAATGTGCATCATTTGGGGAGACATAAATTTGACCCAATTCGAATGCGTTGGATATGGAAACCGCTGGGCGTTAAATTATTACCTATTAGTCAGTTTTTAGATCAGGCGCAAATTAAGCAAGCAAAAAAACTTTCTAACGAAATACCTTTTTCGGAAATCGCAACAGTACAATTAGATAAAGTTAAAATCGGTGAGCATGCTTATGCTGGAGCGTTGCGGTATTTTGCGACAGGAACCTTAGATGGTCAGCCCAAGGCTGAACATGTTTTACGTCAATACTTATTAAGTGCCCTGTTAATGAAATTTGCCACAGAGCGGTTGTTTAGTGAAAAACAGTACGATGTTGCCTGTTTTCATCATGGTATTTATGTACCCCAAGGTATTCTTGGAGAAGTGGCGCGTGCCAAGAAAATACGCGTAGTTAATTGGAATGTAGCCTATCGAGAAAAATGCTTTATTTTTTCTCATAATGATACCTATCACCATACATTATTAGATGAACCCACTAGTTGTTGGGAAAATATTTCTTGGACTGAAACTTTAGACAATAAAATTACGCAATATTTGGACAGTCGTCATACTGGCAGTAAAGATTGGATTAGTTTCAATCGCTCACCGATAGAAAATACTAAAATAATTATTGATCAATTAAAAATTGATCCAAATAAACCAATCATTGTTTTATTAACCAATGTCATTTGGGATGCCCAGTTGCATTATAAAACCAACATTTATCCTAATATGATTGCTTGGGTTAATGATACCATTACATATTTTTCGAAACGGCCTGATTTACAATTAGTTATTAGAATTCATCCGGCTGAAAAAAAGGGAACAATTCCATCACGGCAACCAATGTTAGCTGAAATAAACAAGGTTTTTCCTGTTCTACCAAAAAATGTTGTGGTCATACCGCCAGATAGTTCGATTAGTACTTATGTAATTAGTAATTTGTGTAATGCTGCTATTATTTATGGTACTAAAACTGGCGTAGAGTTGGTGAGTAGCGGTATTCCAACCATTGTGGCTGGTGAGGCTTGGATTAAGCAAAAAGGTTTAACCATGGATCCGACAAGTGTTGCCGAGTATCATACGTTATTAGATACATTACCCCTGTCCGGTAAACTTGACGTTGCTACAATAAAACGTGCGAAACAATATGCTTATCATTTTTTCTACCGGCGCATGATTCCAATTAAGTGTATTCAGTCTGGTAAGTTGATATTCTTTAAATTACATATCAACAGTTTGGGTGATTTGTTACCCGGAGCCGACCCTGGTTTAGATGTTATTTGTCGGGGGATTCTTACAGGAGATCCATTTATATATCCTGATGAAGAGATTAATGCTACAGCATCAGAAGGTCAGTCCACAGCCTGGCTAGACATGCGTTAA
- a CDS encoding methyltransferase domain-containing protein has protein sequence MNKIYKLLYLLRGRKPWTLGYVPYKEEKIATALADVTLLDRFVNRQPLPPEFAQRLDERLVEFPWLMSSLPKESGKLLDAGSTINHSYIINQTVLQNKDITIMTLAPEDKSFWQKRISYIYGDLRNAPLRDNWFDSVTCISTLEHVGMDNSIYTADKQYHQSDTTSHLKVIAELQRMLKPGGRLYLTVPYGLFKVMGFQQVFNAEMVQNVIKQFGGKVIEETYFKYTVDGWQLAQAADCASMDYFDIHVTKQYDADYAAAARAVACLILEK, from the coding sequence ATGAATAAAATCTATAAATTACTTTACCTCTTACGCGGTCGAAAACCATGGACATTAGGCTATGTACCATATAAAGAGGAAAAAATTGCCACTGCCTTGGCCGATGTAACTTTACTGGACAGGTTTGTTAATAGACAACCTTTACCGCCTGAGTTTGCTCAAAGATTGGATGAGCGTTTAGTCGAGTTTCCTTGGTTGATGTCTAGTTTGCCAAAAGAATCAGGAAAATTATTGGATGCCGGATCAACTATTAATCATTCGTACATTATCAACCAAACAGTTTTGCAGAACAAAGATATAACAATAATGACATTAGCACCTGAAGATAAGAGTTTCTGGCAGAAACGAATTTCATATATCTACGGTGATTTACGCAATGCTCCATTACGTGACAATTGGTTTGATAGTGTTACTTGTATTTCAACACTAGAACATGTTGGTATGGATAATTCCATTTACACGGCTGATAAACAATATCATCAATCCGACACCACTTCTCATTTGAAAGTGATTGCTGAATTACAGCGCATGCTTAAGCCAGGAGGTAGATTATATTTAACTGTACCGTATGGTCTGTTTAAAGTAATGGGTTTTCAGCAAGTGTTTAATGCCGAAATGGTACAGAACGTTATCAAACAATTTGGTGGCAAAGTTATTGAGGAGACTTATTTTAAATATACAGTTGATGGTTGGCAATTAGCTCAAGCTGCAGACTGTGCTTCAATGGATTATTTTGATATCCATGTTACTAAACAATATGATGCCGATTATGCCGCCGCCGCTCGCGCCGTGGCTTGTTTAATCTTGGAAAAATAA
- a CDS encoding GDP-mannose 4,6-dehydratase, translated as MVNRIALITGVLGQDGSYLAQLLLHKGYQLIGTKRTTSDLSNHNYLGITKQVEYVDCDLQNETAIQDVISHYKPDELYHLGGLSAPGQSWSDPKAYTETNALGMLYLLNAIKMHSPKTKLVNAATSEMFGAQHQGGLQTEETPFQPTNPYAVTKIYAYWMGQIYKKSYNLFVANAILFSHESPLRGPQFVTRKISMGVAKIKLGLTDHIVLGNIESKRDWGFAGDYVEAMWRIAQQTEPDDFVLSTGAVHTIREYLDIAFQYIGIQDWTSYVQTDPTLYRPIDLPNLSGASEKAQRVLGWKPQVDFKALVELMVQADLGRLSG; from the coding sequence ATGGTAAATAGAATTGCATTAATAACAGGAGTCCTCGGGCAAGATGGTAGTTATCTAGCACAGTTGTTGTTGCATAAAGGCTATCAGTTGATTGGTACGAAACGAACTACGAGTGATTTATCTAATCACAACTATTTAGGTATTACTAAACAAGTTGAATATGTTGATTGTGATTTACAGAACGAGACTGCTATTCAAGATGTAATCTCACATTACAAACCAGATGAGTTATATCACTTGGGTGGTTTATCAGCTCCCGGGCAATCCTGGTCGGATCCTAAAGCCTACACTGAAACTAATGCTCTCGGTATGTTATATTTATTAAATGCCATCAAGATGCATTCACCCAAAACAAAACTGGTCAATGCAGCCACTAGTGAAATGTTTGGTGCCCAACATCAAGGTGGTTTACAGACCGAAGAAACTCCCTTTCAACCAACTAACCCATATGCTGTGACAAAAATTTACGCGTATTGGATGGGTCAAATATACAAAAAAAGTTACAATTTATTCGTGGCTAATGCTATTTTATTTAGTCATGAATCACCGTTACGTGGCCCACAATTTGTGACACGTAAAATTTCTATGGGTGTGGCGAAGATAAAATTAGGTTTAACTGATCATATTGTCTTAGGAAATATTGAAAGTAAGCGTGATTGGGGGTTTGCCGGTGATTATGTAGAAGCCATGTGGCGCATTGCCCAACAAACCGAACCAGATGATTTTGTGCTATCAACAGGTGCGGTACATACAATTAGAGAATATTTAGACATTGCTTTTCAGTATATTGGTATTCAAGATTGGACATCATATGTTCAAACCGATCCAACATTGTATCGCCCAATTGATTTGCCTAACTTGTCTGGCGCTTCCGAAAAAGCGCAACGAGTTCTGGGTTGGAAGCCGCAAGTTGATTTTAAAGCGTTGGTTGAGTTGATGGTACAAGCTGATTTGGGCAGACTATCTGGTTGA
- the rpsF gene encoding 30S ribosomal protein S6, whose product MTQHYEIMYILPGSIELGQVPASKVKVTELVQAAGAAITSEFDMERRRLAYPINKEGYGYYHVMQFDAEPSVIKALDAKIRLENLVLRFIITKCKPMTAEQIKTMVAGEQYKKQRPQPEVVVAAVKSEQTSATALSEAEMEFAKSTSSKHVEEVEAIDQKVSIEELDKKLDAILEDTDLDKKL is encoded by the coding sequence ATGACCCAACATTACGAAATAATGTATATCCTACCTGGTTCGATTGAATTAGGTCAGGTACCCGCCAGTAAGGTAAAAGTTACCGAGCTGGTACAAGCGGCTGGTGCTGCCATTACCAGTGAGTTTGATATGGAGCGTCGTCGCTTAGCTTATCCAATTAATAAGGAAGGCTACGGTTACTATCATGTCATGCAGTTTGATGCCGAACCCAGTGTGATTAAAGCACTCGATGCTAAGATTCGTTTAGAAAACTTAGTATTGCGTTTTATTATCACCAAGTGCAAACCAATGACAGCTGAACAAATTAAAACCATGGTAGCGGGGGAACAGTATAAAAAGCAACGCCCACAACCGGAAGTGGTTGTAGCGGCTGTGAAATCTGAACAAACCAGTGCTACTGCCTTGAGTGAGGCCGAGATGGAATTTGCCAAATCCACTTCCAGTAAGCATGTTGAAGAAGTTGAGGCCATCGATCAAAAAGTTTCCATCGAAGAATTGGATAAAAAACTCGATGCCATTCTGGAAGATACTGACTTAGATAAAAAACTCTAA
- the ssb gene encoding single-stranded DNA-binding protein — MDLNKVMLIGRVTKDPEVRTIQSGQMVASFSMATNRQWKDAQGNRQEKGEFHNIVAWRKLAEIIQTYVKKGMKIYIEGRLETRSWDDPQGVKKYRTEIVLDNMIMLDGKNSSTPTTRTTPTSPSSPSSPASPASPSSPAPVAGDVPAPTVNNSDEEIRIEDIPF, encoded by the coding sequence ATGGATCTCAACAAAGTTATGTTAATCGGTCGCGTCACCAAAGACCCAGAGGTACGCACCATCCAATCTGGTCAAATGGTGGCCAGCTTTTCCATGGCCACAAATCGGCAATGGAAAGATGCTCAAGGTAACCGCCAGGAAAAGGGTGAATTTCACAACATCGTGGCTTGGAGAAAATTAGCCGAGATTATTCAAACCTATGTTAAAAAAGGTATGAAGATCTACATCGAAGGTCGTTTAGAAACGCGCTCCTGGGATGACCCACAAGGCGTTAAAAAATATCGTACCGAAATCGTGTTAGACAATATGATTATGCTTGACGGCAAGAACTCATCAACTCCAACAACTCGAACAACTCCAACATCTCCCTCATCTCCCTCATCTCCCGCATCTCCCGCATCTCCCTCATCTCCCGCGCCTGTGGCAGGAGACGTTCCTGCGCCAACCGTTAATAATTCAGACGAAGAAATTCGTATTGAGGATATTCCTTTTTAA
- the rpsR gene encoding 30S ribosomal protein S18 produces the protein MKPTNKSHSRQPQPRTGKRNRFYVKALESLNYDEIDYKNVEMLRLVMSNYFRILAGNRTGAHARMQRKLATAIKRSRTMALLPFTRL, from the coding sequence ATGAAACCAACCAATAAATCACATTCCAGACAACCACAACCTCGTACCGGTAAACGCAATCGGTTCTATGTTAAAGCCTTAGAATCGCTAAACTACGATGAGATCGATTATAAAAATGTTGAGATGCTCCGTTTAGTGATGTCGAATTACTTCCGGATTTTGGCCGGTAATCGGACCGGAGCGCATGCTCGGATGCAACGTAAATTAGCCACAGCGATAAAACGATCGCGCACCATGGCCCTCTTACCATTTACCCGTCTCTAG
- the efp gene encoding elongation factor P, with the protein MNDLKVGVMINLDNTPYQVVWSDFMRTAQRKPVMRTKLRHLITGQVLEKTFKPGDKIAEADMRRGRAQFMYREGDNFNFMDNDNYEQFAFTKEQVGDIGNYVKEGEDLDVMNFNDKPVTISLPPKVNLRVVEAPPGVKGDTAGNITKKVKLETGYEVAVPMFIKEGEVIRINTETGEYMERVNE; encoded by the coding sequence ATGAATGATCTAAAAGTCGGTGTTATGATTAACCTTGATAATACGCCTTATCAAGTAGTCTGGTCAGATTTCATGCGTACGGCGCAACGTAAGCCAGTGATGCGCACTAAATTACGTCATTTGATTACCGGTCAAGTATTAGAAAAAACTTTCAAGCCCGGTGATAAAATTGCCGAGGCCGACATGCGGCGTGGTCGCGCTCAATTCATGTATCGTGAAGGTGATAATTTCAATTTCATGGATAATGATAATTACGAACAATTTGCTTTTACCAAAGAGCAAGTGGGTGATATCGGTAATTATGTTAAAGAAGGTGAAGATCTTGATGTGATGAATTTCAACGATAAACCAGTGACCATTTCTTTACCACCGAAAGTAAATTTGCGTGTCGTCGAAGCTCCGCCTGGAGTGAAAGGTGATACCGCTGGTAATATCACAAAAAAAGTGAAATTAGAAACCGGCTATGAAGTGGCCGTACCAATGTTCATTAAAGAAGGTGAAGTGATTCGCATCAATACCGAAACCGGGGAATACATGGAACGGGTGAATGAGTAG